In Sphingomonas paeninsulae, the following proteins share a genomic window:
- a CDS encoding oleate hydratase yields MSSYTFIGSGIASLAGAVILLRDGDVAGKDITILEESHQTGGAFDAHGSAEDGYFMSGSRMFEAMYQCTFDLLDGIPSATDPTISVTAETNRAAKMWPWDNKVRLVNLDGSVPDAHTMGFTERDRIDLIALIGEPESLLDDKRITDCFEPHFFETNFWMEWCTLFAFEPWHSAIEFRRYLRRFVHHFSTIDVQHDIYRTVYNQYDSIIVPIVTWLRDRGVQFRHGVRVEDLGFAAGNDALTVTSISTLTADGPAAIPVAPSDLVFVTNGSMTADKAFGSMTEAPGLDATNHSGAWNLWEKLAQGRPALGNPAAFNGNVQESSWISFTVTVKDPLFLQLMERFSGSAAGTGGLITFKQSAWLLTLSIYHQPFFPDQPEGIAVWWGYGLFHDRPGDYVKKKLVDCTGAEILEEVLGHLRFSAPDSAAVLAASNCIPCAMPYITSQFMKRKMGDRPLVVPIGSTNLAFLGQYAEQPDDVVFTVEYSIRCAMTAVYTLLKLDKAPPPVYKGLHSPKVIVDAIRTLHR; encoded by the coding sequence ATGAGCAGCTACACATTCATCGGCAGCGGAATCGCCTCGCTCGCGGGAGCGGTCATCCTGCTGCGCGATGGCGACGTTGCGGGCAAGGACATCACGATCCTCGAGGAAAGCCACCAGACCGGGGGCGCCTTCGATGCGCATGGCTCGGCGGAGGACGGCTATTTCATGAGCGGCAGCCGCATGTTCGAGGCGATGTATCAATGCACCTTCGATCTGCTCGACGGCATACCCTCGGCGACGGACCCGACAATTTCCGTGACCGCAGAAACGAACCGGGCCGCGAAGATGTGGCCGTGGGATAACAAGGTCAGGCTGGTCAATCTGGACGGTAGCGTGCCCGACGCACACACCATGGGATTTACCGAGCGCGACCGGATCGACCTGATCGCGCTGATCGGCGAGCCTGAAAGCCTGCTCGACGACAAGCGCATCACCGACTGCTTCGAGCCGCATTTCTTCGAGACCAATTTCTGGATGGAATGGTGCACGCTGTTCGCGTTCGAACCGTGGCACAGCGCGATCGAGTTCCGCCGCTATTTGCGTCGGTTCGTCCACCATTTCTCGACAATCGACGTTCAGCACGACATCTATCGCACTGTCTACAATCAGTATGACAGCATAATCGTGCCGATCGTCACCTGGTTAAGGGACCGGGGTGTCCAGTTCCGGCACGGCGTCCGTGTCGAGGATCTGGGGTTCGCCGCGGGCAACGACGCGCTGACCGTCACCAGCATATCGACGCTGACCGCTGATGGCCCGGCCGCGATCCCGGTCGCGCCTAGCGACCTGGTGTTCGTCACCAACGGGTCGATGACCGCGGACAAGGCATTCGGGTCGATGACCGAGGCCCCCGGCCTCGATGCGACCAACCATTCGGGCGCGTGGAACCTGTGGGAAAAGCTCGCGCAAGGTCGCCCTGCCCTCGGTAACCCGGCTGCCTTTAACGGGAATGTTCAAGAGAGTTCGTGGATCTCCTTTACCGTCACGGTGAAAGACCCGTTGTTCCTGCAGTTGATGGAGCGCTTCAGCGGCAGCGCGGCCGGGACAGGTGGGCTGATCACCTTCAAGCAATCGGCCTGGCTGCTGACTTTATCGATCTATCATCAGCCGTTCTTCCCCGATCAACCCGAAGGTATCGCGGTTTGGTGGGGTTACGGCCTGTTCCACGATCGCCCCGGCGACTACGTCAAGAAGAAGCTGGTCGACTGCACGGGCGCGGAGATCCTGGAGGAAGTGCTGGGCCATCTGCGTTTCAGCGCGCCCGACAGCGCGGCGGTCCTCGCTGCCTCAAACTGCATCCCCTGCGCGATGCCCTACATCACCAGCCAGTTCATGAAGCGCAAAATGGGCGACCGGCCTCTAGTGGTGCCGATCGGATCGACCAACCTAGCCTTTCTCGGCCAATATGCCGAGCAGCCCGACGACGTGGTCTTCACGGTGGAATATTCGATCCGCTGCGCGATGACCGCGGTCTACACGCTGCTCAAGCTCGATAAGGCGCCGCCGCCGGTCTATAAGGGGCTGCACAGTCCCAAGGTGATCGTCGATGCGATCCGGACGCTCCACCGATAG
- a CDS encoding MarC family protein, producing the protein MSAIDTTALVRMIIGLFAITAPIAVLPLFVAATASQTPGDQRRTALIAAATYVVAGMLALFVGNAALGVFGVSVAALRVAGMAVIGVIGWQMLNAPTPTEATPVRSHHHRASNTHVPVATDRTVAPSPTSVGILPLGFPIYAGPGVLSVIIAWGSGNRPVYLAAMVAILANASIIVALNFLAAPITRVIGEKALLITEKVFGLLVVAIAVGGMASALVVLFPGLGAAGSAR; encoded by the coding sequence GTGAGTGCGATTGACACCACTGCGCTGGTGAGGATGATCATCGGCCTGTTCGCGATCACGGCACCGATCGCAGTCCTGCCGCTGTTCGTGGCGGCTACCGCAAGTCAGACACCCGGGGACCAACGTCGCACCGCGCTGATTGCGGCGGCGACCTATGTCGTCGCGGGGATGCTCGCGCTGTTTGTCGGTAATGCCGCGCTCGGCGTCTTCGGGGTCAGCGTCGCCGCCCTGCGCGTGGCGGGAATGGCGGTGATCGGCGTGATCGGATGGCAAATGCTGAATGCGCCGACCCCAACCGAAGCGACGCCGGTGCGCAGCCATCACCACCGCGCGTCGAACACGCACGTGCCGGTCGCGACGGATAGGACTGTCGCGCCGTCGCCCACATCGGTCGGAATCCTACCGTTGGGGTTTCCGATCTATGCCGGACCGGGGGTGCTGTCGGTCATCATCGCCTGGGGGAGCGGCAACCGGCCGGTCTATCTCGCCGCGATGGTCGCTATCCTCGCGAATGCGTCGATCATCGTCGCGCTCAATTTTCTTGCTGCTCCGATCACGCGCGTGATCGGAGAAAAGGCTCTGCTGATAACTGAAAAAGTCTTTGGTCTGCTCGTCGTCGCGATCGCAGTCGGCGGCATGGCGAGCGCGCTGGTCGTCCTGTTCCCAGGTCTTGGCGCAGCGGGTTCTGCGCGATGA